A single Clostridium kluyveri DNA region contains:
- a CDS encoding GLUG motif-containing protein, protein MANGSFAGGDGTTSNPYLIEDALDLNAIRNGLGKSYKLIKDIDLNISPYNNGEGWTPIGSANPSFTGVFDGNGHIISNLFINKPTIEIVGLFGYVRPPAIIKNVGIVNINVTGSRYVGGIVGYNTGGTIANCHSNGNISATSYNVGGIIGYNTASANSIISNCYSTCNVASVGSYAGGIAANNDYRAIIRNCYFAGTITFEQNMYIGGIAGRNTDTDGSIVSNSYWDKEASGISTSAGGTGLTTVQMKTPSSFVDWDTQVLDNGVTKVWKLKEGEYPKLWFEKPPNKYLIMRDNQYYSIQNNILTLLGTPTDDTQKEELFNNYGVEDLKEALLTPDANGNKLIDSLNDQFEIRMMKAK, encoded by the coding sequence ATGGCAAATGGAAGTTTTGCAGGAGGAGATGGAACTACATCTAATCCATATTTAATAGAAGATGCTTTAGATTTAAATGCTATTAGAAATGGCTTAGGTAAATCTTATAAATTGATTAAAGATATAGATTTAAATATATCTCCATATAATAATGGAGAAGGTTGGACTCCTATTGGAAGTGCTAATCCTTCTTTTACAGGGGTATTTGATGGTAATGGTCATATTATTTCTAATTTATTTATAAATAAGCCAACTATTGAAATTGTAGGTTTATTTGGATATGTAAGACCCCCTGCAATTATTAAAAATGTAGGAATTGTTAATATTAATGTAACAGGATCGCGATATGTAGGAGGAATTGTAGGGTATAATACTGGAGGCACTATAGCTAATTGTCATTCTAATGGTAATATAAGTGCAACAAGTTATAATGTTGGAGGAATTATAGGGTATAATACAGCTTCGGCCAATAGTATTATATCTAATTGTTACTCTACTTGTAATGTAGCTTCTGTTGGTAGTTATGCAGGGGGAATTGCAGCAAATAATGATTATCGAGCTATTATAAGAAATTGTTATTTTGCTGGTACCATAACTTTTGAACAAAATATGTATATAGGAGGTATTGCTGGACGTAATACAGATACAGATGGGAGTATTGTATCTAATTCTTATTGGGACAAAGAAGCATCTGGTATATCTACATCAGCAGGAGGGACAGGACTCACAACAGTACAGATGAAAACTCCTTCAAGTTTCGTAGATTGGGATACACAAGTACTAGACAATGGAGTTACTAAGGTATGGAAATTAAAAGAAGGAGAGTATCCTAAGTTATGGTTTGAAAAACCTCCAAATAAATATCTCATAATGCGAGATAACCAATATTATAGTATACAAAATAACATATTGACTTTATTAGGAACACCAACAGACGATACACAGAAGGAGGAATTGTTTAATAATTATGGTGTAGAAGACTTGAAAGAAGCATTGTTAACTCCAGATGCAAATGGAAATAAATTAATTGATAGTTTGAATGATCAATTTGAAATTAGAATGATGAAGGCAAAATAG